A region from the Terriglobia bacterium genome encodes:
- a CDS encoding tetratricopeptide repeat protein: MGLLEKAIKLIYHKDLKRARAELKSLIESYQAEPEILARARTYLQICDREEGAHKKAVVANDQLYNLGVIEHNRGDYEKAISYFRQSLERNPNIDHIYYSLAASFAMKGDVTEAVRNLQRAVELNEENRVYAKNDSDFTPLHGKKEFSDLVGWSQPASGGQP, encoded by the coding sequence TTGGGTCTGCTCGAAAAGGCGATAAAGCTGATTTATCACAAAGACCTGAAAAGAGCTCGCGCCGAATTGAAATCCCTCATCGAGAGCTATCAAGCTGAGCCGGAAATCCTGGCGCGGGCACGCACGTACCTGCAGATTTGCGACCGCGAGGAAGGTGCGCACAAGAAGGCCGTGGTCGCCAACGACCAGCTTTACAACCTGGGAGTCATCGAACACAACCGGGGAGACTACGAGAAAGCCATCTCCTATTTCCGTCAGTCCCTGGAGCGAAATCCAAATATCGACCACATCTACTACTCCTTGGCGGCGTCCTTTGCGATGAAGGGCGATGTGACCGAGGCCGTCCGGAATCTTCAGAGAGCAGTCGAACTGAACGAGGAAAACCGGGTGTATGCCAAGAACGACTCGGACTTCACCCCGCTCCATGGCAAGAAGGAATTCAGCGACCTCGTCGGCTGGAGCCAGCCTGCCTCAGGCGGTCAGCCATAG